The genomic stretch TTCTACTCCTCTGTAAAACAAATTCGTGAAGCTGTTAGGGGGTTCATTAATTCAATTAACAAGGTCCCGGAACAGGTCATAAACAGGTTATGCCTGCGAATGTAAAATCATTATCGTAATCTATATAGTTACAGGAATTACGCAACATACAGGGAGATATTTTCTTCAACAATTAATTAACAATAAATATGAAGGCAAAATAAGGTGTGCTGTAAGAAAGAACAGTAATATAGAAATTTTAAAAAATAGCGGGATTGACATTGAGATAGTGAATGGAGATTTAAACGACGAATCTTTCATTAATGAAATAATGAAAGAAGTTGAGACTGTATTGCATATATATATAATACTCATCATTCTATAAATATTGTCAAAGCTGCTATTACTAATAACGTTTCAAGAGCAATCTTGGTGCATACTACAGGAATATATTCTAGGTATAAAAGTGCATCATCTGATTATTTTCGTATTGAATCTGAAGTAATGAAAATAGCAAAAAATAAAATTTCTCTAACGATATTAAGACCCACTATGATCTATGGTGATATGTGTGATCATAACATGAGTAAATTCATAAAGATGATAAATAATTTACCATTTTTCCCTTTAGTTAATGGTGGGAAAAGTTTGATTCAGCCAGTAAATGCAAGGGATTTAGGAAAAGCATATTATGATGTCTTAATGAATCCCCAGATAACTGCAAATAAACAGTACAATTTATCTGGTAATAAGCCAATTAGTATTAAAGAGGCACTGACAATTATTAGTAAAAAATTAAATAAAAATACAATATTTATACCTGTCCCTATAAATATAAGTGTATTTATTGCTTATATGCTTAAAGGAATGACTTTAGGCAAACTAGATATTGTTGAGAAAATACTTCGTATGGGAGAAGACAGAGTATATAGTCATGAGCTGGCAAAAAAGGATTTCAATTATAATCCAATGTCATTTGAAGAGGGTATAGATATTGAGATCAACGAATTCAAGAAAATGACTAGAAAGTAGGCTAATCCCAATGAGAATTATGGTTTTATCAAGCTATGCCCCTACTCTATTTTACTTTAGGGAAGATATGATGATTGAAATGCTTAAAAATGGTCATGATGTAATTGCTGCAGCCCCTGAACCTGAAAGGGAATGGGAAACCAAATTTAAAGAAAGAGGAATTAAGTACGTATCTATAAATGGAGTAGATAGAACTAGTACAAATCCTATTAAAGATATTGTCGGTTTTTTTTCTATACTGAAAGTAATTATTAAAGAAAAGCCAGATAAAATCTTTGCATATCACGCAAAAACAATTATATATGGGTGTATAGCAGCAAAATTAGCAGGTATAAAGGAAATTTATGCTTTAATGGGTGGACTAGGATCTGTTCTACGTAACGAAAATAAAAAGAACTTTGCAAGACGCATTCTTAAACTTGAGTATAAAGCAGCATTCAATTTCTGTAACAAGGTTTTTTTTC from Methanofastidiosum sp. encodes the following:
- a CDS encoding NAD-dependent epimerase/dehydratase family protein produces the protein MYIVTGITQHTGRYFLQQLINNKYEGKIRCAVRKNSNIEILKNSGIDIEIVNGDLNDESFINEIMKEVETVLHIYIILIIL
- a CDS encoding nucleoside-diphosphate sugar epimerase is translated as MKIAKNKISLTILRPTMIYGDMCDHNMSKFIKMINNLPFFPLVNGGKSLIQPVNARDLGKAYYDVLMNPQITANKQYNLSGNKPISIKEALTIISKKLNKNTIFIPVPINISVFIAYMLKGMTLGKLDIVEKILRMGEDRVYSHELAKKDFNYNPMSFEEGIDIEINEFKKMTRK